One segment of Tetrapisispora phaffii CBS 4417 chromosome 1, complete genome DNA contains the following:
- the MDM34 gene encoding ERMES complex subunit MDM34 (similar to Saccharomyces cerevisiae MDM34 (YGL219C); ancestral locus Anc_3.529), with amino-acid sequence MSFRFDEQSFQDDSFNKFMKSMLTKALNSRKKNSDSNGATNESNDDSDLSCRDGRGKESKLDLLKKEVTVSKVDFPSTPHLEILDLDLCAQQPRSIAKSICKVSFKDALLQIETEIEANLSLLSTNSSPNFTTPHITCNDSFPIPITITFTQIQLEAITNVFVKKNGVGLSFNDVSLDFKFDCSIKLLQPYLAKRLKNTMQSVFKDVLPSIIFNMSKSWFISDDKTNATKIKNKQRNSKNNTTINLADGTDDTNEVMNISKRNMLTIESHLTELSPINMLKLSTLTSSRQTLSLHSLTFNSLSSIPSCLDRQNYHLFNSKIPSLATINTDVSEKNANAVIKNKNYLSEDIVNNNEIDLPKIISIQNTLFERASNNEQIRPNRRKIKIKSFKSSKTTANKKSNNIQEKNTSESTKQTSHASNIGLSIHQLAQHELAELDPTITHTSEPVTPVDGSHLMNATHIPFTKEPIGHHVNSEIDDEYEFFRHKQFTNRIDYFSRKPELFKIHASFDDKNTNKIAHEVIDKENLNLNRLHCTEATVSPFFEKKEVLASLV; translated from the coding sequence ATGTCTTTTCGATTTGATGAGCAATCTTTCCAAGACgattcatttaataaatttatgaAGTCGATGTTGACTAAGGCCTTGAACTCAAGGAAAAAAAATTCGGATAGCAATGGTGCAACTAATGAAAGCAATGATGATTCTGATTTATCTTGTAGAGATGGAAGAGGTAAAGAATCTAAATTAGACCTTTTGAAGAAGGAGGTTACAGTCAGCAAGGTAGACTTTCCAAGTACTCCTCATCTGGAAATTCTCGATCTGGATTTATGTGCTCAACAACCAAGGTCAATAGCTAAGAGCATTTGTAAAGTATCTTTTAAAGATGCATTACTTCAAATAGAAACTGAGATAGAAGCAAATTTATCACTTTTATCAACAAATAGTTCCCCAAACTTTACAACTCCCCATATTACTTGTAATGACAGTTTTCCGATTCCAATTACTATAACGTTTACACAAATCCAGTTAGAAGCAATCACAAATGTGTTCGTCAAGAAAAACGGTGTTGGGTTGTCATTTAATGACGTATCTTTAGATTTCAAGTTTGATTGTTCGATCAAATTACTACAGCCATATCTGGCtaaaagattaaaaaaCACTATGCAATCAGTTTTTAAAGATGTTTTACCgtcaattattttcaatatgtCGAAAAGTTGGTTCATTAGTGATGATAAAACCAATGCAACaaagattaaaaataaGCAGAGAAactcaaaaaataatacaactATAAACTTAGCTGATGGTACTGATGATACTAATGAAGTCATGAACAtatcaaaaagaaatatgCTAACTATCGAATCTCATCTGACAGAATTATCTCCAATCAACATGTTAAAACTCTCAACACTTACGTCGTCAAGACAAACATTATCACTACACTCCTTAACATTCAATTCATTGTCTTCGATTCCTAGTTGTTTAGATAGACAAAACTACCATTTGTTTAATTCTAAAATCCCTTCGTTGGCTACAATAAATACCGATGTaagtgaaaaaaatgcAAATGCAGTGATTaagaacaaaaattatCTATCTGAGGACATAGTAAACAATAATGAGATCGACTTACCTAAAATAATTTCTATACAAAACACTTTATTCGAAAGAGCTAGTAATAATGAACAAATTAGGCCGAACAGAAGAAAgattaaaatcaaaagtttcaaatCAAGCAAAACAACAGCTAACAAAAAgagtaataatattcaagaaaaaaatacaagTGAGTCAACAAAACAAACTTCCCATGCATCTAATATTGGTCTAAGTATTCATCAATTAGCGCAACACGAACTTGCCGAATTAGACCCAACGATAACCCACACATCGGAGCCAGTAACTCCAGTGGATGGGTCTCACTTGATGAATGCTACTCATATTCCATTTACAAAAGAACCAATTGGCCACCATGTTAATAGTGAGATTGATGACGAGTATGAGTTTTTCCGCCATAAGCAATTTACAAACAGAATCGACTATTTCTCAAGAAAGCCagaattattcaaaatacaTGCTTCttttgatgataaaaatacGAATAAGATTGCCCATGAAGTAATCGATAAAGAGAACTTGAATCTCAATAGACTGCATTGTACAGAAGCTACAGTTTCtccattttttgaaaaaaaagagGTTTTAGCATCGTTGGTCTGA
- the SKI8 gene encoding SKI complex subunit WD repeat protein SKI8 (similar to Saccharomyces cerevisiae SKI8 (YGL213C); ancestral locus Anc_3.526): MSKIFISTVNCGKAHDADIYGVTISNPFTVTCSGDGFVKLWFNNLLDNETPKERMVSQFVHKTGVHHVDIFHSVERTGVEFYIISCVSFSGEIFFYSVNTKNGEMSALELLTKDEMKKSFWAVKWLKSDDKTLNHRFAATDVKGNTYIWKFHPFEQEIDDVEEMKKKLAKEKADKRRTNNRNTPNKDEDNQAEEIEEDQGPIAVKPHLVLQGVIEPSAPNFATAIDMSIKGLIATGFSSGSVVIAQLTTLRPIYTFEGFGIQGIEQNSNTVRALKFSPTGNLLAAANDSGSYGCVSLFETDYGERVGDFTVPSHSNQASIGSYAHSGWVFDLSFNPTGNFLATCGYDSKVRVWDVKTKERVSTLNLSADDIENEEEILLEDELGDSLKRPPVMGVTYIDKGVRSGLGNDTNEGLACVCLDRSVRWFREAGGS, encoded by the coding sequence ATGTCAAAGATCTTCATTTCTACTGTCAATTGCGGTAAAGCTCATGATGCTGATATTTATGGAGTTACTATTTCCAATCCATTCACTGTTACATGTTCAGGAGATGGATTTGTAAAGTTATGGTTTAATAACTTACTAGACAACGAAACACCAAAGGAACGTATGGTTTCTCAATTTGTGCATAAGACAGGTGTTCATCACGtagatatttttcattccGTTGAGAGAACTGGGGTGGagttttatattatctCTTGTGTAAGCTTCTCAggtgaaatttttttctacTCAGTTAATACAAAAAACGGTGAAATGTCAGCATTAGAACTGCTAACAAAAGATGAGATGAAGAAATCCTTCTGGGCTGTAAAATGGCTGAAAAGTGATGATAAAACTTTAAACCATAGATTTGCTGCTACAGATGTCAAAGGTAACACATATATTTGGAAATTTCACCCATTCGAACAGGAAATAGATGATGTtgaagaaatgaaaaaaaaacttGCAAAGGAAAAAGCTGATAAAAGAAGAACGAATAATAGAAACACACCGaataaagatgaagataatcaagcagaagaaattgaagaagatcAAGGTCCAATAGCTGTAAAACCTCATTTAGTTTTACAAGGCGTGATTGAGCCAAGTGCGCCAAACTTTGCTACCGCTATTGATATGTCAATTAAAGGTTTAATAGCAACAGGATTTTCATCAGGTTCCGTCGTAATTGCTCAGCTAACAACTTTGAGACCAATATATACTTTTGAAGGGTTTGGTATTCAAGGTATCGAACAGAATAGCAATACAGTACGAGCTCTTAAATTTTCTCCTACAGGAAACTTATTAGCAGCTGCAAATGATTCTGGTTCTTATGGCTGTGTAAGTTTATTTGAAACTGATTATGGAGAAAGAGTTGGAGATTTTACTGTGCCTTCCCATAGCAACCAAGCCAGTATCGGTTCATACGCCCACAGCGGTTGGGTATTTGATCTTTCATTCAACCCAACAGGTAACTTTCTAGCCACATGTGGCTATGACAGTAAAGTCAGGGTCTGGGATGTGAAAACAAAAGAACGTGTTTCCACTTTAAACCTTTCTGCTGATGacattgaaaatgaagaagaaatccTTCTAGAAGATGAATTAGGAGATTCCCTAAAGAGACCACCTGTGATGGGTGTCACTTACATAGACAAAGGTGTAAGATCAGGACTTGGTAATGATACGAATGAAGGTTTGGCTTGTGTATGTCTCGATAGAAGCGTAAGATGGTTCAGGGAAGCCGGCGGTAGTTGA